From one Malus sylvestris chromosome 1, drMalSylv7.2, whole genome shotgun sequence genomic stretch:
- the LOC126633955 gene encoding uncharacterized calcium-binding protein At1g02270-like, which yields MTMTKTKGRISRIGSYAIASSKRDGHHQQPCITCTTFNILAPIYKRLNHDDPDCRESDYRAYWLARNQRILDSLLAERSSIICLQEFWVGNEELVNIYEKRLGDAGYINLKLGRTNNRGDGLLTAVHKDYFRVVNYVELHFNDCGDRVAQLLHVELAAPISQFRNNDIRQEILIVNTHLLFPHDSSLCIVRLHQVYKILQHVESYQKDNKLNPMPIILCGDWNGSKSGHVYKFLRSQGFVSSYDTAHHYTDADAHKWVSHRNHRGNICGVDFIWLLNPNRYRKLLKTSWTEAVFGMFKYQLRRALLTEADAFAFLKADNPGDYITYSGFCEALRQLNMTGHCHGLSLEETKELWVQADIDGNGLLDSIEFQQRIWYPTGSEQKDESGSDCDSDSKGIQEQTIGFSVKNAVFFPPEVEKGTWPKDYSLSDHARLTVVFSPIRMPCSQLIP from the exons ATGACGATGACGAAGACGAAGGGAAGGATTTCGAGAATTGGAAGCTACGCAATTGCGTCTTCCAAACGAGACGGCCACCACCAACAGCCCTGCATTACCTGCACCACTTTCAACATCCTCGCTCCAATTTACAAGCGCCTCAACCATGAC GACCCCGATTGTCGGGAAAGCGATTACAGAGCCTATTGGCTGGCCAGGAATCAAAGGATATTGGATTCTTTGTTGGCTGAGAGATCCTCCATCATTTGTCTTCAG GAGTTCTGGGTCGGCAACGAAGAGCTTGTTAACATTTACGAGAAGAGACTTGGGGATGCTGGTTATATCAATCTCAAACTAGGACGAACCAACAACCGCGGCGACG GTTTGCTGACCGCGGTGCATAAAGACTACTTTAGAGTTGTAAACTATGTAGAGTTGCACTTCAATGATTGTGGTGATCGTGTTGCTCAGTTGTTACATGTGGAATTAGCTGCCCCAATTTCGCAGTTTCGAAACAATGATATTCGGCAGGAAATTCTCATTGTGAACACCCACTTGTTATTTCCTCATGACTCGAGTTTGTGTATAGTTCGACTGCATCAG GTCTACAAAATCCTTCAACATGTAGAATCTTATCAGAAAGATAACAAGCTTAATCCCATGCCGATTATACTCTGCGG TGACTGGAATGGAAGCAAAAGTGGACATGTTTACAAGTTTCTTCGGTCCCAGGGGTTCGTATCTTCTTACGATACTGCTCATCATTACACCGATGCAGATGCACATAAG TGGGTTAGCCACAGAAATCATCGGGGAAACATATGCGGCGTTGATTTTATATGGCTTCTCAATCCTAATAGGTACCGTAAGCTACTAAAAACTAGTTGGACCGAAGCAGTATTTGGCATGTTCAAG TACCAACTACGAAGAGCTTTGCTGACAGAGGCTGATGCCTTTGCCTTTCTAAAGGCTGATAATCCTGGTGATTACATAACCTATTCAGGTTTCTGTGAAGCACTTCGACAG CTTAACATGACGGGTCATTGCCATGGACTTAGCCTCGAAGAGACAAAGGAGTTGTGGGTTCAAGCAGACATAGATGGGAACGGCCTTCTTGATAGTATAGAATTTCAG CAGCGAATTTGGTATCCTACGGGGTCAGAGCAGAAGGATGAAAGCGGTAGTGACTGTGACAGTGATTCCAAGGGTATTCAGGAACAAACAATTGGTTTCAGTGTAAAAAACGCGGTGTTCTTCCCTCCTGAAGTGGAGAAAGGAACGTGGCCCAAAGACTACTCTCTTTCCGATCATGCACGACTCACAGTGGTTTTCTCACCAATAAGAATGCCTTGCTCTCAGCTGATTCCCTGA